The following is a genomic window from Pseudomonadota bacterium.
CCTGGATTAATCGTTCTTGCACCTGCAACCCCCTACGATATGAAGGGGCTGCTTAAGAGCGCTATCCGAGATGATAATCCGGTTGTCTTTTTTGAGTCGGAGCTTACCTACGGCAAGCGTGGCCCCGTTCCTGAGGGTGAGTACCTTATTCCGATCGGCAAGGCTGATATTAAGCGTGCCGGAAGCGACGTGACCCTGATCACCTGGTCAAAGAACCTATTTATAACGCTAGAGGTCGCTGAGGCGCTCGCTTTAGAGGGCATCTCGGCTGAGGTAGTGGATCTACTCTCTCTGCGTCCACTAGATAAAGAGACGGTGCTTAACTCCGTTGCGAAAACGCACCGTTGCGTGGTCGTTCAGGAGCAGCACGAGGTAGCTAGCTACGGCGCCTACCTAGCGCACATGATTACCAGCTCCATTTTTGATGAGCTTGATGCCCCAGTTGGTTTAGTGTCGATGCTTGAGGGCCCGATGCCGTATTCAAAGGCGCTTGAGGTTGTTCTGATTCCGAGTAAGGAGCGGATCATGGCCGCAGTTCACGCAGTTTGTAAATAATCAATATCACTAACGACTGCAGACGATGCCTATAGTTTCATTTGAAACCCATACGCCAAAGATCGACCCCTCAGCCTTTATAGCTCCAGATGCCTGGGTGATCGGTGATGTAGAGATCGGAGCAAGGTGCTCAGTCTTCTTTAACGTTGTAATCCGGGGTGATATTCAAAAGATCTCAATAGGGGCTGGCACTAATCTGCAGGAACATGTGCTAGTGCACTCGTCCTACGATATGGAGAGCGTCACTATCGGCATGAACGTGACGGTTGGGCACCGTGCCATTATTCATGGCTGCTCTATCGGCGATCACTCACTAATAGGCATGGGGGCTACGATTTTAGATAACGCCCAGATCGGAGAATACTGTATTATCGGGGCACACACCTTGATCCCAAAGGGTATGATCATTCCACCTCGCAGCCTAGTGATGGGCACACCGGGCAGGATTTCGCGCCAAATTAGATCAGATGAAGAGCAGGGGCTTATCACCTCGGCGCTTAAGTATCAGGAGCTTGGTGCTACTTATCGAAACAGCCTGCGATAAAGGACTCTCTTCTCTTAATTTAATTTCGAACTAAAATGAACACCTAACGCCCCCCATAGCCCCGCATAATTGAGAGTTTTTTTTTGACTAAAAGCTCTATCCAACGTAGTTAGAAGCTGTGCTTGCAAACCAAGACCTTCCTGGCCACATCCTAACCAGAGCCCAAGAACCGTGCATGCCCGTGGCTGACTCTGTAGCGATCTCAGTTATCGGGAACTCCCCCATATTGACGTCCGCAATGACACAGCTTTTGCAGAATGAGCAGTTAGCTTACGCAGTGCGCTCCCTGCTGCCTGATGGCGGGGGTAGGATCTCTATCGTTGAGAGAAAAACTAAGGAGCCAAATATCCAGCTCTCCTGCGATGGATTAGAGCTGGAGCTACCCCTTAAATTTCGCCAAACGCTGCTGCAGCAGCTGGTCGTTCGTTTTGCGATTCGCAACTCAGTTCTCTCCTCCCTAACCTGCCTGGCAGAAAACGGATCTCTACCTGAGGGGTGTAACGCTAAGCTAACTTTGTTGGCGGAGCTTTACTCCGGCAAGCCTATCAGTACCGACTCAGAGCTTCGCGCCGTTATATCGCCCATCATTAAAGGAGCAAGTAACTACATTACAGAGCTCACCGGACAAACTACCAAACGCCTAGAGAAGTTACACCTTGCTCGGCACTTTACCTCTGTCGAGAGTGCTAGCAAAGCAACAACAACCGTTATCTCCGCTATCTCACAGCTACGCGCGCTCTCATGGCTTACTGACCCGTCAACGGAGCAAGCACCATTTAATGGGCGCGGCGAACAGGCGCTAGATGCCCTAGTAGTTGGCCTTG
Proteins encoded in this region:
- a CDS encoding alpha-ketoacid dehydrogenase subunit beta translates to PGLIVLAPATPYDMKGLLKSAIRDDNPVVFFESELTYGKRGPVPEGEYLIPIGKADIKRAGSDVTLITWSKNLFITLEVAEALALEGISAEVVDLLSLRPLDKETVLNSVAKTHRCVVVQEQHEVASYGAYLAHMITSSIFDELDAPVGLVSMLEGPMPYSKALEVVLIPSKERIMAAVHAVCK
- a CDS encoding gamma carbonic anhydrase family protein encodes the protein MPIVSFETHTPKIDPSAFIAPDAWVIGDVEIGARCSVFFNVVIRGDIQKISIGAGTNLQEHVLVHSSYDMESVTIGMNVTVGHRAIIHGCSIGDHSLIGMGATILDNAQIGEYCIIGAHTLIPKGMIIPPRSLVMGTPGRISRQIRSDEEQGLITSALKYQELGATYRNSLR